The Pyrococcus kukulkanii genome contains a region encoding:
- the nagA gene encoding N-acetylglucosamine-6-phosphate deacetylase, whose translation MELILTNAKIYTPTEIIEPGTIVIEDGIIKQIMKGKVKDGIDLEGKIVAPGFIDTHIHGCYGFDANDGESSRFQMMGKMLVRHGVTSFIPTTVTDSHENLLRISREVGKIIEKYKEDKGARILGLHLEGPYINPKKKGAQNPGYIRKPDFGEFMEYWKASNGSIREITIAPEVEGAIEFIENVTRLGVIVQLGHTDATYEEAKRAIIAGATKATHLFNAMRGIHHREVGVVGACLESESVYLEMICDLIHLSPQIIKLVYKLVGPYRIALVTDAISATGLPDGRYTLGGLDVIVQGGICRLLDGTLAGSTLTMDKAIKNLVSIGIPLRDALIMASYVPAKAIGERDIGILRPGCKADFVVLDDNLIVVQTYINGRLVFERNT comes from the coding sequence ATGGAATTGATTTTAACAAATGCGAAAATATATACCCCTACAGAGATCATCGAGCCGGGAACAATTGTTATTGAAGATGGCATTATCAAGCAAATAATGAAGGGAAAAGTAAAGGATGGCATTGATTTAGAGGGGAAAATAGTGGCTCCTGGGTTTATAGATACCCACATACATGGATGTTACGGCTTTGACGCAAATGATGGGGAAAGTTCAAGATTTCAAATGATGGGCAAAATGCTAGTAAGGCATGGTGTTACAAGTTTTATTCCTACAACTGTCACAGATTCTCATGAAAATCTTCTCAGGATTTCAAGAGAAGTAGGTAAAATTATTGAGAAGTATAAAGAAGATAAAGGGGCCAGGATTTTAGGATTGCACCTAGAAGGTCCTTATATTAACCCGAAAAAGAAAGGAGCTCAAAATCCTGGATATATAAGAAAGCCTGATTTTGGAGAGTTTATGGAATATTGGAAAGCTTCAAATGGGAGTATAAGAGAAATTACAATAGCACCAGAGGTTGAAGGAGCCATAGAGTTCATAGAAAATGTTACAAGACTTGGAGTTATCGTTCAATTAGGTCATACAGACGCCACATATGAAGAAGCAAAAAGGGCTATAATAGCGGGAGCAACTAAGGCAACCCATTTATTCAACGCGATGAGAGGTATTCACCATAGAGAGGTTGGTGTAGTAGGTGCATGCCTTGAGAGTGAGAGTGTATATCTTGAAATGATATGTGACTTAATTCATCTCTCCCCTCAAATAATTAAACTTGTATATAAATTAGTAGGACCATATAGAATAGCTCTGGTTACTGATGCCATCAGTGCTACAGGTTTACCAGATGGCAGGTACACATTAGGGGGATTAGATGTTATTGTTCAAGGAGGTATATGTAGACTATTAGATGGCACTTTGGCAGGAAGCACGTTAACTATGGACAAAGCGATAAAGAACTTAGTTAGTATAGGCATTCCTCTTCGAGACGCATTAATAATGGCTTCTTATGTTCCAGCTAAGGCCATTGGAGAACGTGACATAGGGATTTTAAGACCAGGATGTAAGGCAGATTTTGTTGTTTTAGATGATAACCTTATCGTGGTGCAGACATATATAAACGGGAGATTAGTGTTTGAGAGGAATACTTAA
- a CDS encoding SIS domain-containing protein: MMEEYYTKVRNLLEKILIEEKQAIEEAADLIVASIKEGGILHVIGAGHSAMAGEELFYRAGGLASVNPILDSDINISHGAQKSTAMEKIPGYARVLLESAGIRENDALLVVSTSGVNQFPVEAAMVGKEKKLKTIGITSVSYSKTLEPKNEYGKRLFEVVDVVIDNKVPPGDAVIKIGDLTTKVAPVSTITNCFIVNSLVIKVVEKLLNENITPPIWISAHLPEAKLHNSRLFKEYRERIKLL, translated from the coding sequence ATGATGGAGGAATACTACACGAAGGTTAGAAACCTTCTCGAAAAAATTCTTATAGAAGAGAAGCAGGCTATTGAAGAAGCTGCAGACCTTATTGTAGCCAGTATCAAAGAAGGAGGGATACTCCATGTAATAGGTGCTGGGCACTCTGCAATGGCTGGGGAAGAATTATTTTACCGAGCAGGAGGTTTGGCCAGTGTTAACCCTATATTGGACAGTGATATAAATATATCCCATGGTGCCCAAAAATCAACAGCTATGGAAAAAATTCCTGGATATGCAAGAGTTCTACTGGAATCAGCAGGCATAAGGGAGAATGATGCTCTTTTAGTTGTTTCAACATCTGGAGTAAATCAATTTCCAGTGGAAGCTGCCATGGTTGGAAAAGAGAAAAAATTAAAGACGATCGGAATTACTTCAGTGTCTTATTCTAAGACCCTAGAGCCCAAGAATGAGTACGGAAAGAGACTTTTCGAGGTCGTAGATGTTGTAATAGATAATAAAGTTCCTCCTGGAGATGCAGTAATAAAAATTGGTGATTTAACGACAAAAGTAGCTCCTGTTTCTACAATAACGAACTGTTTTATCGTTAATTCCTTAGTTATAAAAGTTGTAGAAAAGCTACTAAATGAAAATATAACTCCCCCCATATGGATTAGTGCTCATTTACCTGAGGCAAAATTGCATAATAGTCGTCTTTTTAAGGAATATAGAGAAAGAATAAAACTATTATGA
- a CDS encoding M14 family zinc carboxypeptidase, whose protein sequence is MVGEMANPLFHMISYEDVEKIVRASGWEYKVVGKTLLGRDIFHIKVGNGNVRILIVAGIHGTEPAPVNASLLLLKLLKEEYPMNYNFKTLENVELHIIPLANPDGFQRNYELFKAKDFTPHWSHVWEEARRNANGEDLNRDFMYLRQPETRAIHDVFNKVDPHLVLDLHEFYAKGGCPPKWADETEGFLSTITDTPYNWVNESIRIISEKIAKEIGRALPWKPKMRHFMAEAQEFPVVPNNVLGTHFPFEGAAKVLIETWGVGLANYLMTDRVSVHLHAILTAIEFAEKNPEKFIKMKEDWEKEEIKACREYQGFIIRGNKEELNKVENLLTLHGIEMTRKEKDLIFVPMPQKRGKISILLLDRYHWYNQELEKRRRGPFTIDKIFDVSIEVSKG, encoded by the coding sequence ATGGTGGGGGAAATGGCAAATCCCTTGTTCCACATGATTTCATATGAAGACGTTGAAAAGATTGTAAGGGCTTCGGGATGGGAATATAAAGTTGTTGGAAAAACCCTTCTAGGTAGAGATATATTCCATATAAAGGTTGGAAATGGGAATGTAAGAATCCTAATAGTTGCTGGTATTCATGGAACTGAGCCTGCTCCTGTAAATGCCTCCCTGCTGTTATTAAAATTATTAAAAGAAGAATATCCAATGAATTACAATTTTAAAACTCTCGAAAATGTTGAACTTCACATAATCCCATTAGCAAATCCAGATGGCTTTCAAAGGAATTATGAGTTGTTTAAAGCTAAAGATTTCACTCCCCATTGGAGCCATGTATGGGAAGAAGCAAGAAGAAATGCAAACGGTGAAGACTTAAATAGAGATTTTATGTATCTGCGTCAGCCCGAAACAAGAGCTATTCATGATGTTTTTAATAAGGTTGATCCTCACCTTGTTTTAGACCTCCATGAGTTTTATGCAAAGGGAGGTTGTCCTCCCAAATGGGCAGATGAAACAGAAGGATTTCTCTCAACAATTACGGACACGCCCTATAACTGGGTAAACGAGAGTATTAGGATTATCTCAGAAAAAATTGCAAAAGAGATAGGAAGAGCGTTGCCGTGGAAACCAAAAATGAGGCACTTTATGGCTGAGGCTCAGGAGTTTCCTGTGGTTCCCAACAATGTTCTAGGCACCCATTTCCCATTTGAAGGGGCAGCTAAGGTACTAATAGAGACCTGGGGGGTAGGCTTGGCAAATTATTTAATGACAGATAGAGTTTCAGTTCATCTCCATGCAATTCTTACAGCAATCGAATTTGCGGAGAAAAATCCAGAGAAATTCATCAAAATGAAAGAGGACTGGGAAAAAGAAGAGATTAAAGCATGTAGGGAGTACCAGGGATTCATAATTAGGGGAAATAAAGAGGAGTTAAATAAAGTGGAAAACTTATTAACCCTACACGGAATTGAAATGACAAGAAAAGAGAAGGATCTTATCTTTGTCCCTATGCCCCAAAAACGGGGAAAGATTAGCATACTTCTTCTTGATAGGTATCATTGGTATAATCAAGAGTTAGAAAAAAGGAGGAGAGGGCCGTTTACAATTGACAAAATCTTCGACGTTAGCATTGAAGTTTCTAAAGGGTGA
- a CDS encoding neutral/alkaline non-lysosomal ceramidase N-terminal domain-containing protein encodes MVDNMSILAGINKIEITPNIPMPMAGYALRVGKSEGILDPLYARILTLNSNLEDPIVIISLDLIRVDNELYQEIVAKISDNIGINKDNIIVTATHTHSGPEISIHFWNSIELGPEDVKLIREYRESLIKSILRAMENIEVKEVEGVLAGKVPIHGIASNRIHKEGPIDTECTFLASKNCFLVINYSCHPTVLPATNKKFSGDLAGMISSMLENSLNFNVALYLNGAAGNVSTRFTRRSQSYEEVKRLATLFYSQFTKGLSITTKLKEDIIIDWKTIKLKARRIKKEELDELEEKEKEIYGKLKRLKAEKRSSPKIRILESNYLGLRILKKRINKLKRIRKIKIKIAKLVIGNKLLAVFIPGEPFVEYQLEIKRNSPYEYTMVIGYSNGYFGYFPYPGTQLDTYEVYNSIIDPSEYTKFREEILNFIFE; translated from the coding sequence GTGGTTGATAATATGAGCATTTTAGCTGGAATAAATAAAATAGAGATAACTCCAAACATTCCAATGCCTATGGCTGGATATGCCCTTAGAGTAGGTAAAAGTGAAGGAATATTGGATCCCCTTTATGCTAGGATTCTTACCCTTAATTCTAACTTAGAAGATCCAATTGTTATAATATCTCTGGATCTTATCAGGGTTGATAATGAGTTATATCAAGAAATCGTCGCTAAGATCTCGGATAATATTGGAATAAACAAAGATAATATAATTGTCACTGCAACCCATACTCATTCAGGTCCTGAAATTTCGATCCATTTTTGGAATAGCATAGAATTAGGGCCTGAAGACGTAAAACTAATCAGGGAATATAGAGAATCCTTAATTAAGTCTATACTTAGGGCTATGGAAAATATTGAGGTAAAAGAAGTTGAGGGTGTACTTGCAGGCAAAGTTCCTATTCATGGGATTGCGAGTAATAGAATACACAAAGAAGGACCCATTGATACAGAATGTACGTTCTTAGCGTCAAAAAACTGTTTTTTAGTCATAAATTACTCCTGTCATCCAACAGTCCTACCCGCAACGAATAAAAAATTTTCTGGAGATCTTGCAGGAATGATTTCCTCTATGCTCGAGAATTCTCTCAATTTTAACGTAGCCCTGTATCTCAATGGAGCTGCTGGAAATGTTAGCACTAGGTTTACTAGGAGATCCCAAAGTTACGAAGAAGTTAAGAGGCTTGCAACATTATTTTATTCCCAATTTACAAAAGGGCTTTCAATAACTACTAAACTTAAAGAAGATATTATTATCGATTGGAAGACAATAAAATTAAAGGCTAGAAGAATTAAAAAAGAGGAACTTGATGAACTCGAAGAGAAGGAGAAGGAAATTTATGGAAAATTAAAAAGGCTAAAAGCAGAGAAACGTTCTTCACCAAAAATTAGGATACTTGAAAGTAACTACCTAGGATTAAGAATTTTAAAAAAGAGGATAAATAAACTAAAGAGGATTCGGAAAATAAAAATAAAAATTGCAAAATTAGTTATAGGTAACAAACTTCTTGCAGTATTTATTCCAGGGGAGCCTTTTGTAGAGTATCAGTTAGAAATTAAGAGAAATTCACCTTATGAATATACTATGGTCATTGGATATTCAAATGGCTATTTTGGATACTTCCCATACCCTGGAACTCAGCTTGATACTTATGAAGTATATAACTCCATTATCGATCCTTCTGAATACACTAAATTCAGAGAGGAGATCCTCAATTTCATTTTTGAATGA
- a CDS encoding GNAT family N-acetyltransferase gives MIVRGDEIEIQDIVSFMNSCFRTYREWNLTVEKFKVWLESDEGIKQENMFFYLCDNKIAGMIQIVERFVKIGDSFKSCAGIANVCTKQEFRGRGIAKKLLEEVLNYAKENYEICALLAGYGELAHAIYRKYGFKDSYFTEYGIMLRDDLNSTSIECPYIRKANEKDVKGIVNLYNNYILLTGLSGVIKRNERYILEKFIKRTFWHTFFYSPEQGNVIVFDDGKLQGYASTLEGPRIGTVIVREIVGKDRDIVRDMLGYIFEKYNAKSLTIYAPPQELKLLNLETFRVPESYMFKDFHVKNAYIFYSDRW, from the coding sequence ATGATAGTTAGAGGAGATGAAATTGAAATACAGGATATTGTTAGTTTCATGAATAGTTGCTTTAGAACATATAGAGAATGGAACTTGACTGTAGAAAAGTTTAAGGTGTGGTTAGAGAGTGATGAAGGTATAAAACAGGAAAATATGTTCTTTTACTTATGTGATAACAAAATAGCAGGAATGATTCAAATTGTAGAAAGATTTGTTAAGATTGGAGATTCATTTAAATCATGTGCAGGAATTGCAAATGTATGTACAAAGCAAGAATTCAGAGGTAGAGGAATTGCAAAAAAATTATTAGAAGAGGTTCTTAACTACGCTAAGGAAAATTATGAGATATGCGCTCTATTAGCAGGATATGGAGAATTAGCCCATGCAATATATAGGAAATATGGATTTAAGGATTCTTACTTCACAGAATATGGGATAATGCTGAGGGATGACTTAAATAGTACAAGTATTGAGTGCCCATACATTAGGAAGGCAAATGAAAAAGATGTGAAGGGGATTGTCAATCTCTATAATAATTACATTTTACTAACCGGCTTATCAGGGGTAATTAAAAGAAATGAAAGGTATATCTTAGAGAAATTCATTAAAAGAACATTCTGGCACACATTCTTTTATTCCCCAGAACAAGGAAACGTTATAGTTTTTGATGATGGAAAACTCCAAGGATATGCTTCCACTTTAGAGGGCCCAAGGATTGGAACTGTGATAGTCAGAGAAATAGTTGGGAAGGATAGGGACATTGTTAGGGACATGCTTGGATATATATTTGAAAAATATAATGCAAAAAGCCTTACTATTTATGCCCCTCCTCAAGAGCTAAAATTGTTGAATCTAGAAACATTCCGTGTTCCTGAAAGTTACATGTTTAAGGATTTTCATGTTAAAAATGCGTATATATTTTATTCTGATAGGTGGTAA